The Alcaligenes faecalis sequence CACCACGATCTTGCCGGCGCTCAGACCAGCGGCCACGCCGTGTTCACCGAATAGTGCATCTTCCACGTGAGGGGTGTCAGGCACCATGGTGATGATGATGTCTGCCTGACGGGTGACTTCGGCGCCGTTCTCGCAAACCGTAGCGCCAGCTTCCTTAACGCTTTGGGGGAAGTTGCCACGAGTGTAGGCAAACAGTTCATGACCACCCTTGATCAGGTTGACGGCCATGGGGGCGCCCATGATGCCCAAACCAATAAAACCGATTTTAGCCATTGTGTAATCTCCTAATAATTATCTGCAGGTATTCGACGATCAGGCGGTGACTTCAGTCAGTTCAGTCATCCAGCCCAGGCCATCCTTGGTTATGCCAGCGGGTTTGTACTCGCCGCCGATCCAGCCTTGGTAGCCAAGGCTGTCGATGTACTTGAACAGCCAGGCGTAGTTGATCTCGCCTGTGCCTGGTTCGTTGCGGCCTGGGTTATCCGCGATCTGGATGTGTGCAATCTTGTCCAAGTGTTTTTTCATGGTGGCGGCCAGCTCGCCTTCCATGCGCTGGGCGTGGTAGACGTCGTACTGGATGAACAGATTGTCTGAACCCACGTCCTGCAACAGGGCCGCGGCCTGTTCAGTGCGGTTCAGGTAGAAGCCTGGAATGTCAAAGGTGTTGATGGGTTCAACCAGCAGGCGCAGGCCGGCATCTTTCAGCTTGGCGGCAGCAAACTGCAGATTGCTGACCAAGGTCTTGTGAGCCAGTTCACGGTCTGCGCCTTCGG is a genomic window containing:
- the hyi gene encoding hydroxypyruvate isomerase, whose protein sequence is MPKFAANLTMLFNEHDFLDRFQAAAAAGFKGVEYLFPYAYDKQQLVDKLHEHSLAQVLHNLPAGDWDGGERGIAILPERVGEFQDGVDRAIEYATALGCQQVNCLAGKLAEGADRELAHKTLVSNLQFAAAKLKDAGLRLLVEPINTFDIPGFYLNRTEQAAALLQDVGSDNLFIQYDVYHAQRMEGELAATMKKHLDKIAHIQIADNPGRNEPGTGEINYAWLFKYIDSLGYQGWIGGEYKPAGITKDGLGWMTELTEVTA